The Paenibacillus yonginensis genome segment TTCGGACCAACGCCGGGCAAGCGGGTAAATGCGTCGATGAGTTTGGCTATCGGTTCGGGATAATACAAAACGGGGGTCTCCTTTATGTTCGAATAAACCGGGTTATTGCCCGGAAAACATTCATTAAAAACTACCAAGTTATGAATAAACTTCGGAGGTGGACCCTCCGAAGTTTAGCGTAGCGTAGATCTTGGAACTTAGCCGCAAATTGAATTTGCACCTTAGCTGAAACAGAATGTTTAGAATAAACCTGGGATTTTCATGCCACCGGTAAATTTGCCCATATCTTGGTTGGCAATCTCTTCCGCTTTAGTCAAGGCATCATTAACAGCAGTCAGCACCAGGTCCTGCAGCATTTCTACATCGTCCGGGTCAACGGCTTCCGGTTTGATGGCGATGGACAGAATCTTTTTGTGTCCGTTGGCTTCAACTGTCACAACGCCGCCGCCGGAAGTTCCTTCAACGCGCTTGTCGGCCAGTTCTTCCTGTGCCTTCAGCATTTGCTCCTGCATTTTCTTCACTTGCTTCATCATTTGGTTCATGTTATTCATTCTAAATCATCTCCTTAGAAATTAAGTATATTTTCAGTCTTTGACGACAACTAAATCTTCGCCAAACAGCTGGACAGCTTCATCTACCCAAGGTTCTTTGCTTGCAGATGTTTCATCGCCATCAGGATGAGAAAGCTCAAAAGGCTCTTTGGCATCCGTCTCGGTCGCTC includes the following:
- a CDS encoding YbaB/EbfC family nucleoid-associated protein: MNNMNQMMKQVKKMQEQMLKAQEELADKRVEGTSGGGVVTVEANGHKKILSIAIKPEAVDPDDVEMLQDLVLTAVNDALTKAEEIANQDMGKFTGGMKIPGLF